The following coding sequences are from one Salvia hispanica cultivar TCC Black 2014 chromosome 3, UniMelb_Shisp_WGS_1.0, whole genome shotgun sequence window:
- the LOC125215121 gene encoding trihelix transcription factor DF1-like — protein sequence MLESSIFVENNGGSAPVAARINDEDGDGERSSGGPRWPREETLSLLKVRSEMDTAFRDSPLKGPLWDEVSRKLGELGYNRSAKKCKEKFENIYKYHRRTKDGRSSRHNGKNYRFFEQLEFLDAQFSMPSTPLNQIASYAVDATAAMAKGGVTFSQDFSVLPCSSQDPDAEFLSASTSTASSCGKDSEGSVKRNRKLADYLERLMKDVLQKQEDLLNKFVEAIEKCEKDRIAREEAWKAQETARIKREQEFLAQERAIAAAKDAAVLAFLQKIAQQMPSLHVPEILGPLFEKASGKQENELEKVSYLLENGGGETSTHTGKHDHSGGENTIQGSSSRWPKAEVEALISLKTDLDLKYQDSGPKGPLWEEISACMKKMGHDRNAKRCKEKWENINKYYKRVKESNKRRPEDSKTCPYFSMLDSLYAKKSKKLQHNLNNLKPEQILMQMMGQQPPPQQHGSDPLLGEYDDISHQDQEDDAESGDGYQIVANNLSSVTTLG from the exons ATGCTGGAGAGCTCTATTTTCGTCGAAAACAATGGCGGCTCAGCTCCAGTCGCCGCCAGGATTAACGACGAAGACGGCGACGGCGAGCGGAGCTCAGGCGGACCGCGGTGGCCGCGCGAGGAGACATTGTCGTTGCTCAAAGTAAGGTCTGAAATGGACACAGCATTTCGTGACTCCCCGCTTAAAGGTCCTCTTTGGGATGAAGTTTCCAG GAAATTAGGTGAGCTTGGATACAATCGAAGCGCCAAGAAATGCAAAGAGAAGTTTGaaaacatttataaatatcacagAAGGACCAAAGATGGCCGATCCAGTCGGCACAACGGCAAAAACTATAGATTCTTCGAGCAATTAGAGTTTCTCGACGCCCAATTCTCGATGCCATCCACTCCATTGAACCAGATTGCTTCCTACGCAGTCGATGCCACGGCTGCAATGGCCAAGGGCGGCGTCACTTTCAGTCAGGACTTCTCCGTGTTACCTTGTTCAAGCCAAGACCCTGATGCTGAGTTCCTGTCGGCCTCCACGTCCACTGCATCATCGTGTGGGAAAGACTCCGAGGGGAGTGTGAAGAGGAATAGGAAGCTGGCAGACTACTTGGAGAGGTTGATGAAGGATGTCTTGCAGAAGCAAGAGGATTTGCTCAACAAGTTCGTTGAAGCTATAGAGAAATGCGAGAAGGATCGGATAGCTAGGGAGGAAGCATGGAAGGCACAAGAAACGGCCAGGATAAAGAGGGAGCAGGAGTTTCTGGCTCAAGAAAGAGCAATTGCAGCAGCTAAGGATGCGGCTGTGCTTGCCTTCTTGCAGAAGATCGCTCAGCAGATGCCTTCACTGCACGTCCCAGAAATCCTCGGTCCATTGTTTGAGAAAGCTTCTGGGAAACAAGAGAATGAGTTGGAGAAGGTTAGCTACTTACTAGAGAATGGTGGAGGTGAGACTTCCACTCACACTGGCAAGCATGATCACAGTGGAGGGGAGAACACCATTCAGGGGAGCTCCTCAAGGTGGCCGAAGGCGGAAGTAGAAGCTTTGATATCGCTCAAAACTGATCTTGATTTGAAGTACCAAGACAGTGGGCCGAAAGGGCCTCTGTGGGAGGAGATCTCGGCTTGCATGAAGAAGATGGGGCACGACAGAAATGCAAAGAGGTGTAAAGAGAAATGGGAGAATATAAACAAGTACTACAAGAGAGTGAAAGAGAGCAACAAGAGGAGGCCGGAGGATTCGAAAACATGCCCTTATTTTAGTATGCTGGATTCTCTGTATGCCAAAAAGTCGAAGAAATTGCAACATAATTTGAACAACTTGAAGCCTGAGCAAATCTTGATGCAGATGATGGGCCAACAGCCACCGCCCCAGCAGCATGGATCAGATCCGTTGCTTGGGGAATACGATGACATCAGCCACCAGGATCAAGAAGACGATGCAGAGAGCGGTGATGGTTATCAGATCGTTGCCAACAATCTGTCCTCGGTGACCACTCTGGGGTGA
- the LOC125216136 gene encoding uncharacterized protein LOC125216136, whose product MADYEQQQQQQQQHMIPKETALQALNTIIQLHFEKTLEKKRAVDLQKKELWKLFHLFFLFLGLVFAAQAQASPRLQCRHCWVPIGLLSLAHLIFYVSVAQTLRCINGFKYQRRCHKLTLGVATDRLRRLKEAGAVDEIEELEIHYQEPPESYFGKFKRNWALHFGFLIFIYGFMVSSSVVMLCY is encoded by the coding sequence ATGGCAGACTACGAGcagcaacagcagcagcagcagcagcacaTGATCCCGAAAGAAACGGCCCTCCAAGCCCTCAACACCATAATCCAGCTCCACTTCGAGAAAACCCTGGAGAAGAAGCGGGCCGTGGATCTCCAGAAGAAGGAGCTGTGGAAGCTGTTCCACCTCTTCTTCCTGTTCCTGGGCCTGGTGTTCGCGGCCCAGGCCCAGGCCTCCCCGCGCCTCCAGTGCCGCCACTGCTGGGTCCCCATCGGCCTCCTCTCCCTGGCCCACCTCATCTTCTACGTCTCCGTCGCCCAGACGCTCCGCTGCATCAACGGCTTCAAGTACCAGCGCCGCTGCCACAAGCTCACCCTCGGCGTCGCCACCGATCGCCTCCGCCGGCTCAAGGAGGCCGGCGCGGTGGATGAGATTGAGGAGCTGGAGATCCACTACCAGGAGCCGCCGGAGAGCTATTTTGGTAAGTTTAAGAGGAACTGGGCGCTGCATTTCGGCTTCTTGATCTTCATTTATGGATTTATGGTTTCCTCTTCCGTTGTAATGCTCTGTTATTAG
- the LOC125212721 gene encoding NAC domain-containing protein 37-like has protein sequence MMDAAAECCVPPGFRFHPTDEELVGYYLRKKVASQKIDLDVIRDIDLYRIEPWDLQEKCGIGYEEQKEWYFFSHKDKKYPSGTRTNRATMAGFWKATGRDKAVYDRSKLIGMRKTLVFYKGRAPNGQKTDWIMHEYRLDSDLNSPPQEEGWVVCRAFKKRPTSQSKSSNEGWDPAAYYYDEAKFVPQNLLCKQETESLQFAQLPQLKSSNNIIEDEDRCSKKVMDWRDLDKFVASQLSHGDEYHSDSQMELLLRREEETPPNLLSTSDHSDIGICIFNK, from the exons ATGATGGATGCGGCCGCAGAATGTTGCGTTCCGCCGGGCTTCCGCTTCCACCCAACCGATGAGGAGCTCGTCGGGTACTACCTCCGGAAGAAGGTGGCGTCGCAGAAGATCGATCTCGATGTTATAAGAGATATTGATCTTTATAGAATCGAGCCATGGGATCTTCAAG AAAAATGTGGAATTGGATACGAAGAGCAGAAGGAGTGGTATTTCTTCAGTCACAAAGATAAGAAGTACCCAAGTGGGACGAGGACCAACCGGGCAACAATGGCCGGGTTTTGGAAGGCGACTGGGCGGGATAAGGCAGTGTACGACCGGTCAAAGCTCATCGGAATGAGAAAAACCCTTGTTTTCTACAAAGGAAGGGCTCCTAATGGCCAGAAAACCGATTGGATCATGCATGAGTATAGGCTTGACTCTGACCTCAATTCTCCTCCTCAG GAAGAAGGATGGGTGGTATGTCGTGCTTTCAAAAAGCGGCCGACTAGCCAATCAAAGAGCAGCAATGAAGGGTGGGACCCAGCAGCATACTACTACGATGAAGCAAAATTTGTGCCCCAAAACTTGTTGTGCAAACAGGAGACAGAAAGCCTACAGTTTGCGCAACTCCCGCAACTAAAGAGCAGCAATAATATCATTGAAGACGAAGATAGATGTTCGAAAAAAGTAATGGACTGGAGAGATCTCGACAAATTTGTGGCGTCGCAGCTAAGCCATGGGGATGAATACCACAGTGATTCACAAATGGAACTGCTTCTGCGGAGAGAAGAAGAGACACCTCCAAACTTGCTCTCAACCTCTGATCATTCTGATATTGGgatttgcatatttaataaataa